The following nucleotide sequence is from Nitrospira sp..
CGGCCGAGATTTTGAGAGATACTGAAATTCTGAATCACATTCCGTACAGCTCACAAATAATGCGCCATTCACCCATTTGCAGGCCGCGCCATGCGCGCCACAGCCAGGACAGCCACGCCGCCAGGCGCCGTTATGAAAACTTAAGGACATAGGGGGTGCCTCTCTTACGTTGCTTCAGTAAAGCAAAGTGCTTCTGCGTCCATCGTTTGGTGCCCGCATAGATCATCTCGAACAGAAACTGATCGCCCCGACAGGCCACCACCACCGCGAGCATGGGACTGATGGCGTTCGCCAGCCAGGCGGCCACATCATCCAACCGCTGCTGAATGCGTTCGACCACCAGCCGGCAGCGCATGAAGCCTTCGGTGAGGGCCTTCCACCAGCTCACCAACGGCGCACGATACTTTTCATAGGATTCCGCTTCTCGCGTGGTCTCGCGAAAATCCACATAGGAGCGGAGGACGCCGACTAGGAACGCTCGCCAATCTTCGGGATCGAGCGTAAGGAGGGCTTTGGCGCAGGCTTGAGCTCGATCCTGTTTAAATTCCAGTTCCCATCGAACCCCATACAATCCCGCGTCTTCCCGTCCTCTGGCTTGGAGTTCCAGCCGTTTGTCATAGACCCGGAGCATCGTTTGACTCTCTCGACTCCCGAAGTAGAGCGTCTCGCCGGTCCGGACGCCTTCACGATGATTCGAAGCTTGGATGACTTTGAATTGCTTCGAACGACTCACCACCTGTCCGGCCTCCACGGCGAGGCGCACGGTCTCCACTGCGACAGACGCCTCCCGGTCGTCCAAGGCCACATCGATGCGGGTCACATGGCCTTTCTGGGAAAAGATCCAGGCCAACACGGTCTTCAACTTGGATTCATCCCACTGGGAGACAATCCCGGCTGATAGATCCACATGCACTTCCTTTGGATTGCGAGGAGCACCCGTCCCCAGTTTGCCGACACCCGTCTTGCCCTGTGACATGAGTTGAGCGACGGGGTAGCCCCGAAACCCGGTCTCACTCTGGAACCAATCGCCACCAATCAGCGCAATCACGTCGGCGACTTCCGCTTTGGGCAGCGTGAAGGCCAACCAATCGATGGTTTGGGTGAATCCTCCAGAACCGTTCATTTCTTCCCCCTTGGCTTCTGTGCGATAGACGCCCCCGTCTTACCAAGTCGGGGGCTGATCGGCTGCGCGCGCCGCCCGCTATCGCCGCCGGTCGCGCGCAGGCCGTCCTCGGTCGCGACGAGAGTAAATCCGTTAAGCCGCATCGCATGCCGTACTTTTTCGAGGTCAAACAAATACATTTTGCAGAGGCGTTCGTACGGAATCCGCCCCGTACGATAAGCCCGTCGAACTGTTGAGACATGCACATCGAGCTCTTGGGCTAATTCTTTGGCCGTGAGTAACATCCGTCAGACCACCCTTTCTCAATCACTCAACATGGTGAAGACACTACGCGAGCATCGCGACCTCGGGAACTATGCATAGTTATGCTTATGTGCGCTTTAGTGCGCTTTCCTATGCTTTTGTGCGCACCATTCCCACGAGACACATCGTCATTGGGCGCCGCACAGCGACTAGGATTTAATGAGCGCAGAGAGGAGAAACACCAATAGGCTGGACGAATCGAAACAATAGGCCGCACTTATGGAAATAAAATTACCGGCTTCAATAGGGACGAACGGCGAGGAATGGACGACAATCGAAACGTTTTTAGTTCGGAAGGTTATGTGATGGAGAAATGGCTCCGGACGATAAACTTGCCTATGGCAGAGCCAGTTGGCCCTAAGCCAACATTCGCTATCGGATGTTTCGGCAATTCGTGACAGAATCCGTGGCAAAATCGCCTTCTTGAACCGCTTTCACAGCTCGCTCTCGGAGGACGACATCCGCCATAAGCTCATCAGATACCGACCCGACTACCGGTTCGATGGCCCTATCGAGTAGCGATGCCGCTCTCAGTCACGATGGCCAGCCAGATCATGAACGATCAATCCCAGTGCAAATAGAATGCGAACAGGGGGGTGTCTCGAACGCTGACCTAATGGAGAGCAATAAACTACACGGAAAGGCTGTCTCCCGGAAGCGGAGCAACAATAGGTCAGAGGAGAGTCAAAAAACGACACGGTCGTGTGGGAAGCATTGGCTGGGTGGTGGTACCGCCGAAAGCAGCGGCTAGGACTGAGCGGCACGAGCAGCCGAAGCAAAAGGCTTAATAAGAGCCGCGGAAAAGCGGCCCGCCTACCATTTTCTGCTGTTCAAGTGTGTTCTGCACAAACTGCATCTCCTGCCCTCCCCTCCAAGACCAGTGATTTATTTGAGGAAAGAAGGTATTCTTCCGCAAGTTAGGCTAAATTACGGTACCAACCAACAGCATTAGGAACGTAATGCCAAGAATTTTTGACAATATTGATCAATCCCTTCTCCCTGCACTCCGCGAAACCATTCAAGTCGCTAATCGGGCTGACTTCTGTGTGGGGTACTTTAATCTGCGCGGATGGAAACAACTCGACACCTACATAGAGAAATGGTCCGGTGGGGAAGGGAATGGCTGCCGTCTATTGGTTGGAATGCAGAGGTTGCCGCAAGAAGAACTACGCGAAGCCCTGAGCCTCATAAGACATGAGGCTGAGATAGACAACAACACCGCAATCCGATTGAAAAAGAAGCTTGCCGAGGAGTTTCGCGAACAATTGAGTGTCGGCGTTCCGACCAATGAAGATGAAGCCGGTTTGCGGAACTTGGCCAAGCAAATCAGAGAGCAGAAAGTCATCGTTAAACTATTCCTCCGACACCCGCTACACGCTAAATTATATCTCCTATTTCGGTCGGACCCTGTCAACCCAACTATAGGGTACTTGGGCAGTAGCAATCTGACTTTTGCAGGTCTGTCCAAGCAGGGGGAGCTAAACGTCGATGTGCTAGATCACGATGCCTGCAGCAAGCTGGCAAAGTGGTTTGAAGACCGGTGGACTGACCGTTGGTGTTTGGACATCTCTGCTGAACTGGTACAAGTTATCGAAGGAAGCTGGGCTAGGAAAGAGGTGCTTCCGCCGTATCACATCTACGTGAAGATGGCCTACCACTTGTCGCAGGAAGCACGTGCCGG
It contains:
- a CDS encoding replication initiation factor domain-containing protein; this translates as MNGSGGFTQTIDWLAFTLPKAEVADVIALIGGDWFQSETGFRGYPVAQLMSQGKTGVGKLGTGAPRNPKEVHVDLSAGIVSQWDESKLKTVLAWIFSQKGHVTRIDVALDDREASVAVETVRLAVEAGQVVSRSKQFKVIQASNHREGVRTGETLYFGSRESQTMLRVYDKRLELQARGREDAGLYGVRWELEFKQDRAQACAKALLTLDPEDWRAFLVGVLRSYVDFRETTREAESYEKYRAPLVSWWKALTEGFMRCRLVVERIQQRLDDVAAWLANAISPMLAVVVACRGDQFLFEMIYAGTKRWTQKHFALLKQRKRGTPYVLKFS
- a CDS encoding helix-turn-helix domain-containing protein, which encodes MLLTAKELAQELDVHVSTVRRAYRTGRIPYERLCKMYLFDLEKVRHAMRLNGFTLVATEDGLRATGGDSGRRAQPISPRLGKTGASIAQKPRGKK